One part of the Brassica napus cultivar Da-Ae unplaced genomic scaffold, Da-Ae ScsIHWf_2454;HRSCAF=3169, whole genome shotgun sequence genome encodes these proteins:
- the LOC125601136 gene encoding uncharacterized protein LOC125601136, with protein sequence MSKISNRDYAALNLSGDNYLQWVLDTEISLRSKGLGDTIIKGNNETDKNRYMAISIIRHHLIEGLKDQYITMENPLELWDALQHRYDHQKTVLLPKARNDWKNLRFLDYKSVDEYNSVLFKTVSMLRHCGEVVTEEELLEKTYSTFHSSNANNELLMKNSEARPVGTAPLPEANEVEKKEPNECNYVQNNKRSHGNGRSGYKGRGSDNYSNSRDNYSTGRKGNHNNHGRGSNYGRGRGSYGRGRGGISKPSYSTKYVCHRCGMGNHWAKNCRTPKHLCELYQESLKNKNPEAHMVHDSGYEADNDSDIAKDDQKDFETSDCLKD encoded by the exons atgtcgaaaatctcaaacagagactatgcagcccttaatctctccggagataactacTTGCAGTGGGTGCTAGATACAGAGATCAGTCTAAGGTcaaagggacttggtgatactatcatcaaGGGCAACAATGAGACCGATAAAAATCGGTACAtggctataagtattatacgccatcacctcattgaaggtctaaaagatcagtacatcacgatggaaaatccactggaactttgggatgctttacagcatagatatgatcaccagaaaacggtgttacttccaaaggctagaaacGACTGgaagaatcttagattcttggATTATAAGTCGGTGGATGAGTACAATTCAGTCTTATTTAAGACGGTCTCGATGCTGAGACattgtggtgaagtagtaaccgaaGAAGAGTTACTTGAGAAGACTTACTCTACATTCCATTCATCGAAT gcaaacaatgagctcctgatgaagaacagtgaagcTAGACCTGTTGGAACAGCACCATTACCGGAAGCTAATGAGGTTGAAAAGAAAGAACCCAACGAGTGCAATTACGTCCAAAACAATAAGAGATCACACGGCAATGGCCGTAGTGGTTACAAGGGGCGTGGCAGTGACAATTACTCGAACAGCCGAGACAACTACTCGAccggccggaaaggaaaccacaataaccatggtcgtggttccaattatgGCCGTGGCCGAGGTAGttatggccgtggtcgaggcggcatatccaaaccgtcttactcgaccaaatatgtttgtcacagatgtggaatgggaaaccattgggccaagaactgtagaacccctaagcacttatgtgagctctaccaagaaagtctgaagaacaagaacccggaggctcaCATGGTTCACGATTCCGGATATGAGGCCGATAATGATTCCGACATTGCTAAAGATGACCAGAAGGActttgagacttctgattgtctcaagGACTAA